A stretch of the Nitratireductor thuwali genome encodes the following:
- the rnr gene encoding ribonuclease R, translating into MARRMSGSKSSKPRSSGQDAGAAGRSDNPHLPSREDVLRYITENPDESGKRELAKAFGLKGSDRIWLKDILRDLQDEGLIRKRRRKVLAPGALPHVVVLDIFSRDAEGGLLARPAEQDEIGGPVPMVAIRSQKSGQKPGKPAAGVGDRVLARVFPSEDEAGPAYTGRIMKVFERKRRAALGVFRVLKDGGFRIEPVERRQPEMQVSEEDRADAKDGDLVEAEIVSRNRHGLQQAKVLEVIGSLKSEKAVSMIAIHAHEIPHIFPQAVLDEAEEAKPATLESREDWRKLPLLTIDPADAKDHDDAVYAEPDPAGDNRGGHIVTVAIADVAHYVRIGSALDREALKRGNSVYFPDRVVPMLPERISNDLCSLREGEARPALAVRMRFNHQGRKLGHSFHRVMMRSAARLSYQQAQAAIDGEPDDKTGPLLEPVLKPLWDAYAVLQRGRAAREPLELDLPERKLILKEDGTVDRVTIPPRLDAHKLIEEFMIQANVCAAETLETARQPLVYRVHDAPSLAKQESLREFLATLDISLARGPQLRPALFNTILARVEGADHEQLVNEVVLRSQSQAVYATENLGHFGLNLRRYAHFTSPIRRYADLMVHRALITSQGFGKDGLRKEDEERLEEISALISATERRAMAAERETVDRLIAEHLADRTGEEFSARIAGIAGAGLFVQLPEFGADGFVPVSSLGDEYYIYDEARHAMIGEKSGKGFQLGDRVQVRLIEVAPLAGAMRFEMLSEPVKLPGSTKSFHKARRGRGRAGGNKAKASSGGRRR; encoded by the coding sequence TTGGCGCGCAGGATGTCCGGCTCTAAATCTTCCAAGCCCAGATCTTCCGGGCAAGATGCGGGCGCTGCCGGTCGCAGCGACAATCCGCACCTGCCTTCGCGCGAGGATGTGCTGCGGTACATCACCGAAAACCCCGATGAATCGGGCAAGCGCGAACTGGCCAAGGCCTTCGGTCTGAAGGGCAGCGACCGCATCTGGCTGAAGGATATTCTGCGCGACCTCCAGGATGAGGGACTGATAAGGAAGCGGCGCAGAAAAGTGCTGGCGCCGGGTGCCCTGCCCCATGTCGTGGTGCTCGACATCTTCTCCCGCGACGCCGAAGGCGGGCTGCTTGCCCGGCCGGCCGAGCAGGACGAGATTGGCGGTCCCGTGCCCATGGTGGCTATCCGCAGCCAGAAATCGGGCCAGAAACCGGGCAAGCCCGCCGCCGGTGTTGGCGACCGCGTGCTGGCGCGCGTTTTCCCGAGCGAAGACGAGGCCGGCCCAGCCTATACAGGCCGTATCATGAAGGTCTTCGAGCGCAAGCGCCGCGCCGCGCTCGGCGTCTTCCGCGTCCTCAAGGACGGCGGCTTCCGCATCGAGCCGGTCGAGCGCCGCCAGCCTGAAATGCAGGTCAGCGAGGAGGATCGCGCCGACGCGAAGGACGGCGACCTCGTCGAGGCCGAGATCGTGTCGCGCAACCGCCACGGCCTTCAGCAGGCGAAGGTGCTGGAGGTGATCGGCTCGCTCAAGAGCGAAAAGGCGGTCTCGATGATCGCCATCCACGCTCACGAAATACCCCATATCTTCCCCCAGGCCGTGCTCGACGAGGCCGAGGAGGCGAAGCCGGCAACCCTCGAAAGCCGCGAGGACTGGCGCAAGCTGCCGCTCCTCACCATCGACCCTGCCGACGCCAAGGACCATGACGACGCCGTCTATGCCGAGCCCGACCCCGCCGGCGACAATCGCGGCGGCCACATCGTCACGGTCGCCATCGCCGATGTCGCGCACTATGTGCGGATAGGTTCGGCCCTCGATCGCGAGGCGCTGAAGCGGGGCAACTCCGTCTATTTCCCCGACCGGGTGGTACCCATGCTGCCCGAGCGCATCTCCAACGATCTGTGCTCGCTGCGCGAGGGCGAGGCGCGGCCGGCGCTGGCCGTCCGCATGCGCTTCAACCACCAAGGCCGCAAGCTTGGCCACAGCTTCCACCGGGTGATGATGCGCTCGGCAGCGCGGCTTTCCTACCAGCAGGCCCAGGCGGCGATCGACGGCGAGCCCGACGACAAGACCGGACCGCTCCTCGAACCCGTCCTCAAGCCGCTGTGGGACGCCTATGCCGTGCTCCAGCGGGGCCGCGCCGCGCGCGAGCCGCTGGAGCTCGACCTGCCGGAAAGAAAGCTGATCCTCAAGGAGGACGGCACGGTCGACCGCGTGACCATCCCCCCGCGCCTCGATGCCCACAAGCTCATCGAGGAGTTCATGATTCAGGCCAATGTCTGCGCCGCCGAAACGCTGGAGACGGCGCGCCAGCCGCTGGTCTACCGCGTCCATGACGCGCCCTCGCTCGCCAAGCAGGAGAGCCTGCGCGAGTTTCTGGCCACGCTCGACATCTCGCTGGCACGCGGGCCCCAGCTTCGCCCGGCCCTGTTTAACACGATCCTCGCCCGCGTCGAAGGCGCCGACCACGAGCAGCTCGTCAACGAGGTCGTGCTGCGCTCGCAGAGCCAGGCCGTCTACGCCACGGAGAATCTCGGTCACTTCGGCCTCAATCTGCGGCGCTACGCCCATTTCACCTCGCCCATCCGCCGCTATGCCGACCTCATGGTTCACCGCGCCCTGATCACGTCCCAGGGCTTCGGCAAGGACGGGTTGCGCAAGGAGGACGAGGAGCGGCTGGAGGAAATTTCGGCCCTCATCTCCGCCACCGAGCGCCGCGCCATGGCCGCCGAGCGCGAGACCGTCGACCGCCTGATCGCCGAGCATCTGGCCGATCGCACCGGCGAGGAGTTTTCGGCCCGCATCGCCGGCATTGCCGGCGCCGGGCTCTTCGTGCAGCTGCCGGAATTTGGCGCAGACGGCTTTGTACCCGTGTCATCGCTGGGCGATGAGTACTATATCTACGACGAGGCCCGCCACGCCATGATCGGCGAGAAGAGCGGCAAGGGTTTTCAGCTCGGCGACCGCGTCCAGGTTCGCCTGATCGAAGTCGCACCGCTCGCGGGCGCGATGCGGTTTGAAATGCTGAGCGAGCCGGTGAAACTGCCCGGCTCCACGAAGTCCTTCCACAAGGCCCGCCGTGGACGCGGAAGGGCCGGCGGCAACAAGGCAAAGGCCTCGTCCGGAGGCAGGAGACGATGA
- the rpmG gene encoding 50S ribosomal protein L33, with product MAKATTIKIKLLSTADTGFFYVAKKNSRTMTEKMTKRKYDPVVRKHVEFKEAKIK from the coding sequence ATGGCCAAGGCCACGACCATCAAGATCAAACTCCTGTCGACGGCCGATACCGGCTTCTTTTATGTCGCCAAGAAGAACAGCCGCACGATGACCGAGAAGATGACCAAGCGCAAATACGACCCGGTCGTGCGCAAGCATGTCGAGTTCAAGGAAGCGAAGATCAAGTAG
- a CDS encoding NUDIX hydrolase, translating into MDGLTRKEVDKAESKDFALGGKPMRPKDAATLILLDKRGGQHFVLMGRRHMRHAFMPGRFVFPGGRTDPTDSRIPVHADLHPAVAEKLAAPTRITRARAKAIAMSAVRETCEEAGLLIGVRAPFSTRSPHWREFAENGIRPSLDGLRYVARAITPPGRVRRYDTRFLAAWRDDVACELPDGGSTDELEEIVWLPIADAMQAEIPAITRTILDDLQYRLTHDPELNPGGPVPFYSLRGDRFVKLLT; encoded by the coding sequence ATGGACGGCCTGACCCGCAAGGAGGTCGACAAGGCCGAATCGAAGGACTTCGCCCTCGGCGGCAAGCCGATGCGCCCCAAGGATGCCGCCACGCTGATCCTGCTGGACAAGCGCGGCGGCCAGCATTTCGTGCTGATGGGCCGCCGCCACATGCGCCATGCATTTATGCCGGGCCGCTTCGTCTTTCCCGGCGGCCGCACCGATCCGACCGACAGCCGCATCCCGGTCCACGCCGACCTGCACCCGGCCGTTGCGGAAAAGCTGGCGGCGCCGACCCGCATCACCCGGGCGCGCGCCAAGGCGATCGCCATGTCGGCCGTCCGCGAGACCTGCGAAGAGGCGGGCCTGCTCATCGGCGTGCGCGCGCCCTTTTCGACCCGCAGTCCGCACTGGCGCGAGTTTGCCGAGAACGGCATCCGGCCCTCGCTCGACGGGCTGCGCTATGTAGCCCGCGCCATAACGCCGCCGGGCCGCGTGCGCCGCTACGACACCCGCTTCCTGGCCGCATGGCGCGACGACGTCGCCTGCGAACTGCCGGATGGCGGCTCGACCGACGAACTGGAGGAGATCGTGTGGCTTCCCATCGCCGACGCCATGCAGGCCGAAATCCCCGCCATCACGCGAACCATTCTCGACGACCTCCAGTACCGCCTTACCCATGACCCCGAGCTGAACCCGGGCGGCCCCGTGCCCTTCTATTCGCTGCGCGGCGACCGGTTCGTCAAGCTGCTGACTTGA
- the topA gene encoding type I DNA topoisomerase, with the protein MEVVIVESPAKAKTINKYLGKDYKVLASFGHVRDLPPKDGSVRPDEDFAMSWAVDTPSSKRLGDITKAVKDADGVILATDPDREGEAISWHVLEVLRQKRALKDKPVRRVVFNAITKKAVLNAMAAPREIDAALVDAYLARRALDYLVGFNLSPVLWRKLPGARSAGRVQSVALRLVCDRELEIERFVREDYWQIAALLDTPRGEGFEARLTEFGGKKLQKLSIKSQEEADSIKAMLDGASYKVLSVEAKPTRRNPGPPFTTSTLQQAASSRLGFGATRTMQVAQRLYEGIEIGGETTGLITYMRTDGVQMAPEALDQARAAIADTFGERYLPEKARFYSVKAKNAQEAHEAIRPTDFARSPDKVRKYLDADQFRLYDMIWKRAIASQMQPAEIERTTVEIEAAGDGRKAGLRAVGSVVRFDGFLAAYTDVKDEDKEDENENRLPEIRDGETLAREAVNVTKHTTEPPPRYTEASLIKKMEELGIGRPSTYASTLKTLEERDYVTVDRRRLVPQAKGRIVTGFLENFFRRYVEYDFTAGLEEKLDRISDGQLSWKDVLRDFWKDFSGAVDDIKELRVTDVLDALNEELAPLVFPPREDGSNPRICPKCGTGNLSLKLGRYGAFVGCSNYPECGFTRQLGDNGENGDAALDGNKELGVDPVTGEEITLRSGRFGPYVQRGEGKEAKRASLPKGWSVESMDYEKAMALLSLPRDIGQHPETGKLISAGIGRYGPFLLHDGSYANLESVEDVFSIGLNRAVSVIADKKAKGPGRGGRAAPAALKDLGEHPDGGAITVRDGRYGPYVNHGRVNATLPKGKDPADVTREEALELIAAKAGKGGAGKAGRAKKPAKKAAAKKPAAKAKTGVE; encoded by the coding sequence ATGGAAGTCGTTATCGTCGAGTCGCCAGCCAAGGCGAAAACAATCAACAAGTATTTGGGTAAGGATTACAAGGTCCTGGCTTCGTTCGGCCATGTCCGGGATTTGCCCCCCAAGGACGGCTCCGTGCGGCCCGACGAGGATTTCGCCATGTCCTGGGCGGTCGATACCCCCTCCTCCAAACGCCTGGGCGACATCACCAAGGCCGTCAAGGATGCCGACGGCGTCATCCTGGCGACGGACCCCGACCGCGAGGGCGAGGCCATTTCCTGGCATGTGCTGGAGGTGCTGCGCCAGAAGCGCGCGCTCAAGGACAAGCCGGTGCGGCGCGTCGTCTTCAACGCCATCACCAAGAAGGCGGTGCTCAATGCGATGGCCGCCCCGCGCGAGATCGACGCGGCGCTCGTCGACGCCTATCTGGCCCGGCGCGCGCTCGACTATCTCGTCGGCTTCAACCTGTCCCCCGTGCTCTGGCGCAAGCTGCCGGGCGCACGCTCGGCCGGCCGCGTCCAGTCCGTGGCGCTGCGTCTGGTCTGCGACCGGGAACTGGAGATCGAGCGTTTTGTCCGCGAGGATTACTGGCAGATCGCGGCCCTGCTCGACACCCCGCGCGGCGAAGGCTTCGAGGCCAGGCTGACCGAGTTCGGCGGCAAGAAGCTGCAGAAACTATCGATAAAGAGCCAGGAAGAAGCCGACAGCATCAAGGCGATGCTCGACGGCGCCAGCTACAAGGTCCTGTCGGTCGAGGCCAAGCCGACAAGGCGTAATCCCGGCCCGCCCTTCACCACCTCCACCCTTCAACAGGCGGCATCCTCCCGCCTCGGCTTCGGCGCGACGCGCACCATGCAGGTGGCCCAGCGCCTTTATGAAGGCATCGAGATCGGCGGCGAAACGACCGGTCTCATTACCTATATGCGTACCGACGGCGTACAGATGGCGCCCGAGGCGCTCGATCAGGCCCGCGCCGCGATCGCCGACACCTTCGGAGAGCGCTACCTGCCCGAAAAGGCGCGCTTTTATTCCGTCAAGGCGAAGAATGCCCAGGAGGCGCACGAGGCGATCCGCCCGACCGATTTCGCGCGCAGTCCCGACAAGGTGCGCAAATATCTCGATGCTGACCAGTTCCGGCTTTATGACATGATCTGGAAGCGCGCCATCGCCAGCCAGATGCAGCCGGCGGAGATAGAGCGCACGACGGTCGAGATCGAAGCCGCCGGCGACGGGCGCAAGGCCGGCCTGCGCGCCGTCGGCTCCGTCGTCCGCTTCGACGGCTTCCTTGCCGCCTATACGGATGTGAAGGACGAGGACAAGGAAGACGAGAACGAGAACCGCCTGCCGGAAATCCGCGACGGCGAGACCCTGGCGCGCGAGGCGGTCAACGTCACCAAGCACACTACGGAGCCGCCGCCACGCTACACCGAAGCCTCGCTCATCAAGAAGATGGAGGAATTAGGCATCGGGCGCCCTTCCACCTACGCTTCGACGCTGAAGACGCTGGAAGAACGTGACTATGTCACCGTCGACAGGCGCCGCCTCGTGCCCCAGGCCAAGGGGCGCATCGTCACCGGCTTCCTCGAAAACTTCTTCCGCCGCTACGTGGAGTACGACTTCACCGCCGGCCTCGAGGAAAAGCTCGACCGCATCTCGGACGGCCAGCTTTCGTGGAAGGACGTGCTTAGGGACTTCTGGAAGGACTTTTCCGGCGCCGTCGACGACATCAAGGAGCTGCGCGTCACCGACGTGCTGGACGCACTCAACGAAGAACTGGCGCCGCTGGTCTTCCCGCCCCGCGAGGACGGCTCCAATCCGCGCATCTGTCCCAAATGCGGAACCGGCAACCTGTCGCTGAAGCTCGGCCGCTACGGAGCCTTCGTCGGCTGCTCCAACTATCCCGAATGCGGCTTCACCCGCCAACTCGGCGACAATGGCGAGAACGGCGATGCCGCGCTCGACGGCAACAAGGAGCTGGGTGTCGATCCCGTCACCGGGGAGGAAATCACCCTGCGCTCGGGCCGCTTCGGCCCCTATGTCCAGCGCGGAGAAGGCAAGGAGGCCAAACGCGCGAGCCTGCCCAAGGGCTGGTCCGTCGAAAGCATGGACTATGAGAAGGCCATGGCGCTGCTGTCGCTGCCCCGCGATATCGGCCAGCATCCCGAAACCGGCAAGCTGATCTCCGCCGGCATCGGCCGCTACGGCCCCTTCCTGCTGCATGACGGCAGCTACGCCAACCTTGAAAGCGTCGAGGATGTCTTCTCCATCGGCCTCAACCGCGCGGTGTCGGTGATCGCGGACAAGAAGGCCAAGGGACCGGGCCGCGGCGGGCGCGCCGCGCCGGCGGCGCTGAAGGATCTCGGCGAGCATCCCGACGGCGGCGCCATTACGGTGCGCGACGGCCGTTACGGGCCCTATGTGAACCATGGCAGGGTGAACGCCACGCTGCCCAAGGGCAAGGATCCCGCCGACGTGACGCGGGAAGAAGCGCTGGAACTTATCGCCGCCAAAGCCGGTAAGGGAGGCGCCGGCAAGGCCGGCAGGGCGAAGAAGCCGGCCAAGAAGGCTGCCGCCAAGAAACCGGCAGCGAAGGCGAAGACGGGAGTCGAATGA
- a CDS encoding aspartate carbamoyltransferase catalytic subunit: MTDTPPFPVYPHRHLLGIKGLSPLDIEMLLDRADEAVAISRQPEKKSARLRGRTQINLFYEASTRTQSSFELAGKRMGADVMNMSVASSSTKKGETLLDTAVTLNAMRPDILIIRHAAAGAAALLAQKVGCSVVNAGDGAHEHPTQALLDALTIRRARGRIGGLTVTICGDVLHSRVARSNIVLLNAMGARVRVAAPSTLLPSGIERMGVEVFTRMEDALKGADVVMMLRLQRERMAGSFVPSVREYFRYFGLDGQKLKLAKEDALVMHPGPMNRGVEIASEVADGPQSVIQEQVEMGVAVRMAVMDALLDPRRNGSQAPA, from the coding sequence ATGACAGACACGCCCCCGTTTCCCGTTTATCCCCATCGCCACCTGCTTGGCATCAAGGGCCTGTCCCCTCTCGACATAGAGATGCTTCTGGACCGTGCCGACGAGGCGGTCGCCATCTCGCGGCAACCGGAAAAGAAGTCGGCGCGCCTGCGCGGCCGCACCCAGATCAACCTCTTCTACGAGGCCTCCACCCGCACGCAGTCATCCTTCGAATTGGCCGGAAAGCGCATGGGCGCCGACGTCATGAACATGTCGGTGGCCAGTTCCTCGACCAAGAAGGGCGAAACCCTGCTCGACACGGCGGTCACGCTCAATGCGATGCGGCCGGACATCCTCATCATCCGCCACGCGGCCGCCGGCGCCGCGGCCCTGCTGGCCCAGAAGGTCGGCTGCTCGGTGGTCAATGCCGGCGACGGCGCCCACGAGCACCCGACCCAGGCGCTCCTCGACGCCCTGACCATCCGCCGGGCCCGGGGCCGGATCGGCGGGCTGACGGTGACGATCTGCGGCGACGTGCTGCATTCGCGCGTCGCCCGTTCCAACATCGTGCTGCTCAACGCGATGGGCGCGCGGGTGCGGGTCGCCGCGCCTTCCACGCTCCTTCCTTCCGGCATCGAACGCATGGGGGTCGAGGTCTTCACCCGCATGGAGGACGCGCTGAAGGGCGCCGACGTCGTGATGATGCTGCGGCTCCAGCGCGAGCGCATGGCCGGCAGTTTCGTGCCGTCGGTCCGCGAATATTTCCGCTATTTCGGCCTTGACGGGCAAAAGCTCAAACTGGCGAAGGAAGACGCCCTTGTCATGCATCCCGGCCCGATGAACCGCGGCGTCGAGATCGCCTCGGAAGTGGCGGACGGCCCGCAAAGCGTCATCCAGGAACAGGTGGAGATGGGCGTGGCAGTCCGCATGGCCGTCATGGACGCCCTCCTCGACCCGCGCCGCAACGGCTCGCAGGCGCCGGCATGA
- a CDS encoding dihydroorotase, with product MSATLFQNARILDPSRGLDEAGSVLVVGGKIAASGASAHNQGAPEGAKIVDCRGAAILPGLVDARVFIGEPGAEHRETIASASRAAAAGGVTSIIMMPDTQPVIDDVALVEFVLRTARETASVNVFPAAAITKDLAGRELSEFGLLRDAGAVALADGRHTIASALTMRRALTYARDMDLVVCHSTQDPELASSGVMNEGLLASWLGLPGIPREAEAMPLSRDLMLAALTGGHYHAAEISTAMSAAAIGRAKQEGHSVTAGVSINHLSLNENDVGEYRTFFRLSPPLRAEEDRLAMVEALRDGTLDMIVSSHDPQDVDTKRLPFAEAAAGAIGLETLLSAALRLHHSGDVPLLRLVEALSTAPARRFGLPGGTLAPGAPADLILVDLDAPWLVREADIRSLSKNTCFEGARMQGRVLKTLVAGRTVFST from the coding sequence ATGAGCGCCACGCTCTTCCAGAACGCGCGCATCCTCGATCCCTCGCGCGGCCTCGACGAGGCGGGGAGCGTTCTCGTTGTCGGCGGCAAGATCGCCGCATCGGGGGCGTCCGCCCACAATCAGGGCGCCCCGGAGGGCGCCAAGATCGTCGACTGCCGCGGCGCGGCGATCCTGCCCGGGCTGGTGGACGCGCGCGTCTTCATCGGCGAGCCCGGCGCCGAGCACCGCGAGACCATCGCCTCGGCCAGCCGGGCCGCCGCCGCCGGCGGCGTCACCTCAATCATCATGATGCCAGACACCCAGCCGGTCATCGACGACGTCGCGCTGGTCGAGTTCGTGCTGCGCACCGCGCGCGAGACGGCGAGCGTCAACGTATTTCCCGCCGCCGCCATCACCAAGGATCTGGCCGGACGCGAGCTGAGCGAGTTCGGCCTGCTGCGCGATGCCGGCGCGGTCGCGCTCGCAGACGGCCGCCACACCATCGCCAGCGCGCTCACCATGCGCCGCGCCCTCACCTATGCGCGCGACATGGATCTTGTGGTCTGCCACAGCACCCAGGATCCCGAACTTGCCTCCTCGGGCGTCATGAACGAGGGCCTTCTGGCAAGCTGGCTCGGCCTGCCCGGCATCCCGCGTGAAGCCGAGGCCATGCCGCTGTCGCGCGACCTCATGCTGGCGGCCCTGACCGGCGGGCACTATCACGCCGCCGAAATCTCGACCGCCATGTCCGCCGCCGCCATCGGGCGCGCCAAGCAGGAAGGCCATTCGGTGACGGCCGGGGTGAGCATCAACCATCTGAGCCTGAACGAGAACGACGTCGGCGAATACCGAACCTTCTTCCGCCTGTCGCCGCCCCTGCGCGCCGAGGAGGACCGGCTGGCCATGGTCGAGGCCCTGCGCGACGGCACGCTCGACATGATCGTCTCCAGCCACGACCCGCAGGACGTCGACACGAAGCGGCTGCCCTTCGCCGAGGCCGCCGCCGGCGCCATCGGCCTGGAGACGCTGCTTTCGGCCGCGCTCAGGCTCCACCATTCCGGCGACGTGCCGCTGCTTCGGCTGGTCGAGGCCCTGTCCACGGCGCCGGCAAGGCGCTTCGGCCTGCCCGGAGGCACGCTTGCCCCCGGGGCACCGGCGGACCTTATCCTGGTCGATCTGGACGCGCCGTGGCTGGTGCGCGAGGCCGATATCCGCTCGCTCTCGAAAAATACCTGTTTCGAAGGCGCGCGCATGCAGGGCCGGGTATTGAAAACGCTGGTTGCGGGCCGCACAGTGTTTTCCACCTGA
- a CDS encoding DUF983 domain-containing protein — MEEQVFGAGGKSRRTRSVWEAMKRGFAGRCPHCGQGRLFRAYLKTVENCDECGEVISHHRADDLPAYLVIVVVGHIVVGGFMGLEAMTDWPSWLHLAIWLPVTLLMSLWLIGPVKGAVVGLQWAQHMHGFGGEPDTAETHPELR, encoded by the coding sequence ATGGAAGAGCAGGTTTTCGGCGCCGGCGGTAAGAGCCGCCGCACGCGCTCCGTCTGGGAGGCGATGAAGCGCGGCTTTGCCGGCCGCTGTCCGCATTGCGGGCAAGGCCGGCTTTTCCGCGCCTATCTGAAGACGGTGGAAAACTGCGACGAGTGCGGCGAGGTGATCAGCCACCACCGCGCCGACGACCTGCCCGCCTACCTCGTGATCGTCGTGGTCGGACACATCGTCGTCGGCGGCTTCATGGGCCTCGAGGCGATGACCGACTGGCCGAGCTGGCTGCATCTGGCGATCTGGCTTCCGGTCACGCTCTTGATGTCGCTCTGGCTGATCGGCCCGGTCAAGGGGGCCGTGGTCGGCCTGCAATGGGCCCAGCACATGCACGGGTTCGGCGGCGAACCCGACACGGCCGAAACCCATCCAGAGCTGCGATAG
- the plsY gene encoding glycerol-3-phosphate 1-O-acyltransferase PlsY, whose protein sequence is MPDPISWQIALPYLIGALLFGYLLGSIPFGLILTRMAGLGDVRKIGSGNIGATNVLRTGNRKLAALTLLLDALKGTAAVLLAGMYGPDQAVAAGLGAFLGHLFPIWLGFKGGKGVATYLGILVGLAWQGALVFAIVWLSTAAITRFSSLAALLAAICVPATLYFLGFVQIAQLFLLLSLLVFIKHRANIVRLMTGKETQIGAKG, encoded by the coding sequence ATGCCGGACCCGATCAGCTGGCAGATCGCCCTGCCCTATCTCATCGGCGCGTTGCTGTTCGGCTACCTGCTGGGCTCCATTCCGTTTGGCCTCATCCTTACCCGCATGGCCGGGCTGGGCGACGTGCGCAAGATCGGCTCCGGAAATATCGGCGCCACCAACGTGTTGCGCACCGGCAACCGAAAGCTCGCTGCCCTCACATTGCTGCTCGACGCGCTGAAAGGCACGGCGGCGGTGCTGCTCGCCGGCATGTACGGTCCGGATCAGGCCGTGGCGGCGGGGCTCGGCGCATTCCTCGGCCACCTTTTTCCCATCTGGCTGGGTTTCAAGGGCGGCAAGGGCGTCGCCACCTATCTCGGCATCCTTGTTGGCCTGGCCTGGCAGGGCGCGCTTGTCTTCGCGATCGTCTGGCTGAGCACCGCGGCGATCACGCGCTTTTCCTCGCTGGCCGCACTGTTGGCTGCCATATGCGTGCCCGCCACTCTCTATTTTCTGGGCTTCGTGCAGATCGCCCAGCTTTTCCTCCTGCTCAGCCTGCTCGTTTTCATCAAGCACCGGGCCAATATCGTGCGGCTTATGACGGGTAAGGAGACGCAAATCGGTGCCAAGGGATGA
- the dprA gene encoding DNA-processing protein DprA — MSGQTGRRLDDGQRRAWLRLIRTENVGPATFRDLINRFGSAGKALEALPDLARRGGAAGIRLASEDMIDAELEAAARMGADFIAIGEPCYPPLLMRVDHPPPLIAARGNLDLLRNPMIAIVGARNASLAGAKMAARLSAELGRQGYVIASGLARGIDAAAHGGALDTGTVAVLAGGLDRPYPPENDGLHTEIAERGVVLTEMPFGWTPRARDFPRRNRIVAGVAYGLLVVEAATRSGSLISARLANEMGRLVFAIPGSPLDPRSAGTNRLLKDGAILVTEAADVSDAIAPLIGRELQPTLDMEEPSGLEMAEPPGDDERQRILEALGPTPIHVDEIIAHTGLAPAQVFLAILELDLAGRIERHPGGAVSLLMGDL, encoded by the coding sequence ATGAGCGGCCAGACCGGCCGCCGCCTTGACGACGGGCAGCGCCGCGCCTGGCTTCGTCTCATCCGCACGGAAAATGTCGGCCCCGCGACCTTCCGCGATCTCATCAACCGGTTCGGTTCCGCTGGAAAGGCGCTGGAAGCATTGCCCGATCTGGCCCGCCGCGGCGGCGCCGCCGGCATCAGGCTCGCCTCAGAGGATATGATCGATGCCGAGTTGGAAGCGGCCGCCCGCATGGGCGCCGATTTCATCGCCATCGGCGAACCCTGCTATCCGCCTCTCCTGATGCGCGTGGACCATCCGCCGCCATTGATCGCGGCGCGCGGCAATCTCGACCTTCTGCGCAATCCCATGATCGCCATCGTGGGCGCCCGCAACGCTTCACTGGCCGGCGCCAAGATGGCCGCCCGGCTCTCGGCGGAGCTTGGCCGCCAAGGTTATGTGATCGCATCCGGCCTTGCGCGCGGCATCGATGCGGCTGCCCATGGCGGAGCGCTCGACACGGGAACGGTGGCGGTGCTTGCCGGCGGCCTGGACCGCCCCTACCCGCCGGAAAACGACGGGCTCCACACGGAGATCGCCGAGCGTGGCGTGGTCCTGACGGAAATGCCGTTCGGTTGGACCCCGCGGGCCCGCGATTTCCCACGCCGCAACCGCATCGTCGCGGGCGTTGCCTATGGCCTTCTGGTCGTGGAGGCGGCCACCCGCTCGGGCTCGCTCATCAGCGCCCGCCTCGCCAATGAGATGGGCAGGCTCGTCTTCGCCATTCCCGGCTCGCCGCTCGATCCGCGCTCGGCCGGGACCAACAGGCTTTTGAAGGACGGCGCGATCCTCGTCACCGAAGCGGCCGACGTCTCGGACGCCATTGCGCCGCTGATCGGGCGCGAGCTACAGCCCACCCTCGACATGGAGGAGCCGTCGGGCCTCGAAATGGCGGAGCCGCCTGGCGACGACGAACGCCAACGCATCCTCGAGGCGCTGGGGCCCACCCCCATCCATGTCGATGAGATCATCGCCCACACGGGCCTGGCGCCGGCGCAGGTCTTCCTGGCGATCCTGGAACTGGACCTGGCCGGCCGGATCGAACGCCACCCGGGCGGCGCCGTTTCACTGCTGATGGGCGACCTCTAG